ACAGGCCTGAGGGCCCCTCGGGTGAGTCCATACCTGCAGAGGGGCTGCGTGCTGGCCCCGGCCTCTGGGGCATGGAGCCGGGCAGTCAGCCCCAGGATCACTGCCTGCATGCTCTCCGTGCTGGGCCGCTCCTGCAGGAGTGCCCGGCTGCAATGGGCACACTCCTGTAGTAGCTGCTGGAAGCTGAGCAGCGGGAAGGGCCATGTGTGCACCAGCTCACGCAGTACGACTGTCTTCTTGTCCATGAAGGCCACCTTGAACAGCAGGGGGAAAAGCTCGCgaggcagcaggggcagggcctggcaggcagCTGGCTGGCACTGGAGCACCTGCCGAGTGCTCAAGAACACAAGTGTGTGCATGGCGCTGGGCCAGGCAGATGGCCACCTGCAGGAGAGTGACCTTCAGCATGGAGAGACCCCAGGCCACTACCAGGCCACACCCCTCTCCACACACTAGTGGTAGGAAAGcccaacacagtgcctggcacagagttggTGGTTAGTAGAGGACAGAGGCACATAAGAGTACCTGTTACATGGCTAGCACTGGGCTGGGCAGAGTGGACTGGGGGCGAAGGCCACACCCTAGTCCTGGCCCTCCAGAAGGGCCTCTTTAGGGAAACAAAACCTCAAGCAGTACACAAACAGTGTGGCACCACTGATAACCTATTCACTTGTGTGTGCTTTTGACAGACAGTTGTTGCCCTGCAGGGCCCCCCATGGGTACTTCAGGCCTCCCAAATTATAAAACCACTTCAGAAACCCTTCTTCAAAAGTAGAATAAATGCAACAAGCaatccaaaaaagagaaaaaagaaaaaatagaataaagccCAGGCCCCCTCCCTACCAACTTTTATCAGCACTGGAGAAGATAGACTATAACAAGGGCGGCCAGCATCCACATCACAGTTCCTTCCCTACCCTCCTCACAGAGGCTCCAAAGGGCTACCCGAAGCatagcagggaggggctggaagaaCAGACAAAGCTTAATGAACACTGGGGCATGCAGAAAGACTCAGGACCCAGGGAACATAGAATCCAGATAGCACGGCCTATGAAACCCAAGCCCTCAACATGAGCCCCAGAAATAACTACTGTTGTCCAGGGTGTCACCATGTATGGAGACCCTTGAGAGAAAGTAGCCCTCACCTTTGGTGGTCCTTACCACTGGTCTAAACCAATGTGGAAAGAATGAGTCTTAAATCCATGGGATTCAGAAGGTGCCAGATTAGGAATTGTTCAGATGAGGCAAAGACAGCTGCCAAGATGGCATCTAAACTAAGATGCACAGAGGACTCCTGAAGCCACAGGGTTACCTGTGACACAGGGTGTCAGCCCTGCTGCATTTAGCAGCGGCATGTTGGCAAAATTACTGTGCCAGGCACCTAATATTCAAAACTGTATCATAGCCATCCTCCCATGACAAATTAGAAAACTAAGGCCTAGGCTTCACCCAAGGTCACAGCCGCAGGGACAAGCCTGGGGAAGACGGTGGGGAGGGCAGTCTGGCCCCAGGGACCCTGTTCTTGCAGACTTCTCCACGCACAAATAAGTCCTTACGGCACGGGCGTCTGAGAAACCCCAGACACCAACCCTAAGGCCTCGCTATGCCTGTAAACAAATCTCGCCCGGATGATTCATAATTCGCTCTGACAAGACACACCAACCAAGCACCTGTCCTGAGAGGAAACGAAAGCAGCAGGCCTGACGCAGGCAGGCGCTGCCCCTCCCGCCGGCAGCATGGGAACGCCTTGATCCCCGGGTGCCTGCTTTTCGCGAAGACGCCCCCGCCCACCTCCTCTGGTACAAGTTCAACCCGACGCCCCTCCGCATCCTGCGCGGGGCCTGCTCCTCCAGTCTGGCTGCGTCGCCCAATAGGGTCCCGAGGCCGCTCAGCCAGCGCGGAAGGCTCCAGGCTCCTTCCCCGCCCGCAGTGGCACCCCCCGGGCTCCTGGCCCCAACCCAGAGCTCCCAAGCACCAGCCCTCGCCTCCCCCAGCCCGGCTGCCCCGAACGCCCGGCGTGCTGCCCCTTGCGGCCAGGCAGGCTGGGGCTCGCACCGCCTGTTCTGAACCCGGCCTGAGCCTCTCACTTACCCGCCCCACAGCAGCCGCCACCGCCGCCAGCCCCGCCTCTGCCGTCCGCCGCGCCCCGCCCTGAGCCCTGCTATCGCGGCGCGCCGCGATGACGCACCGCCTCCCATTGGCCGTCCTCCCCAGGACGCAAGGACTGGCTACCGGGCGCAGCGGCCCGGCCCCCGGCCCCACCCTGCGCCCCCATTGGCTGGCGGCCGAACGACGTCCTCGCCGCGGGAGATTCGCTGTGAGCGGAGAGCCGGCCCGCCGAGCGCCATGGAGCGGCTGCGGGACGTGCGGGAGCGGCTGCAGGAGTGGGAGCGCGCGTTCGGGCGGCTGCATGGACGGCGGCCGGGCCAGGTGCGGGCTGCCTGGGGCTCGGGGGATTGAGGGCGTGGCCATATGGCTGACACGCTCCCTCCACAGGACGACGTGGAGGCGGCACCCGAGGAGACCCGCGGTGAGCGTGCTGCCCGGGGCGGCAGGGGGCGCCTAGAAGACTGTAGGGGCGGTGGGGTCCGGCGGAGGACCCACGCCCCGTCCTGACCCCGACTCCCGCCTGCCCACGCAGCGCTCTACCGGGAGTACAGCGCCCTGAAGCGAGTCCTGAGCCAGGCCGACGGCGGGCCCTTCAGCCCCGAGCAGTCGCTCTCCGCGGCGGCCGAGGAGGTACCCGGGCCCCGTCACACTGGTGTCCTGTGTGGTGGAGTGGCAGAACTAAAAGGAGTCGGGGCCAGGCCCTTTACGTAGGGCACAGAACTTGGGAGAAGTACTGGGCAGAGCAAAGGGCCAGGCTTTGCTCCAGATCTAGGGAAGGGGGACGGCTGGATGCACCGCTGCCCTCACACTAGCTTTTCTCTGGTCTGGGCCCTACTGTCTCCCTTAGGCCCCGGAGAACAGCTGCTGGGGACCCCACCTGAATAGGGCTGCCACCAAGAGTCCACACCCTGCTCCAGAGCAGAGTTCTGGAGGGTCTGTGCAGGACTATGGGAAGAGGCTTAAGGCCAATCTGAAAGGCACCCTGCAGGTAAGGGGTGAGGGGTGGGCAGGCAGTGCATCCAAGCTAGCCCCAGAGCTGCCCTTGGTTCACCAGCCTCCCCTTCTTACCAAGCCTTCCCACATATACAGATAGGTATAGACTCCTAGGGCACAACTCTTGAGAGGGTCTCAGGGCTAGCCTCTGCTTTCAGCTTCCTTTCTGTCTCAGTGTTTTCTTACCCTGCCCTACTATTGAGTGTGGAAACTTGAGCAGGTTTCAACGTCTGCAGCAGCCCAGGGACCTGAGTTCCTGCCTGCTGTTCTCTTCTCACCCTCCCAGGCTGGACCAGCCTTGGTCCGCATATCCTGGCCTCCACGGAGACCCACATCCAAGATAACCACCCCAAAGCCCTCAGGCACAGGGGCTGACCCCACCGCTCCAAATGAAGTCAGTGATGTGCCCCCCAAGCCTCCTGAGCCCCAGCCAAGGCCAGGCCGGCTCCAGCAGCTACGGGCATCCCTGAGCCTACGGCTGGGCTCCCTAGACCCAGGGTGGCTGCACCGGTGTCACAATGGGGCCTCAGATTTTCTGGAGGCCCCCAAGGCCTGCAGACCTGGCCTGGACTCAGAGGAGTCACAAACTCTGACCTTAGGTAAGTTGGCTGTCCTTGGTCCTGGCACTGGCTCTGAGGCACTTTCCCAGGCCCCAAAGCCTCCAGCCCTACAGGCAGCCCAACCTGGTACAGGGAGCCCCCAACCCAGCAACAGTCAAGGCAAGAAGCGAAGATGGAGTGAGGAGCCCTGGGCAAGTCCTACACAGGTCCAGCGGGACAGTGGCCAAGCAGGACCCCCATCTGAAGGGGCTAGAGCCATAGCACTTGAGGAAGACCCTGCGGGGGAATCTGTACAGGCACAGCAACCTCAGCCCTGCAGTACGCCCTCGGCCCTCAGGTACCACAGCTTTAGCCCCTTGAGTCAAGCCAGGGCAGGGAAGGCTGAAGGCATGTCCCACCTGCACATCTCCCCTAGGCCAGCCGTCCCGGACAGGGGTAATTACATACGCCTCAACATGAAGCAGAAACGCTACACGCGGGGCAGGGCCCTTCGAGGCAGGCTCCTCCGCAAGCAGGTGAGACAGCGACAGGATGGGATGGGCAgtcctctccccctttctctatttctttcctaTGTGACTCTCCTTTGTGCCTCCCCAGGCATGGAAGCAGAAGTGGCAGAAAAAAGGAGAATGTTTTGGGGGCGATGGGCCCAGAGCCACAGTCAAGGCTTGTCTATCATGTGGGCAGTTTAGTCACTGGGCACCACAGTGTCCCCAGCCAGGTGAGACAGCTAACCTAGGGAGTGGGTCACACACGAACACCATGTGGAGAGGGCACTGCGTTCTAGGGGACAGTCCTGGCCCCTCAGAAGGAGGGTGGAAAGGATTAGAATGACTCAGCCCTTTCCCACTGTGGAAGTAGCAGAGAGGACAGACACTGCCTTCTGCCCACTTCCTGGTGGGGTAAGGGGGCAACTGTGGCCAGTGACTATCTTGCTAGAATGACCTCAGCCCTTTCTTGAGCTCTCACACCACCTTTCTCCTGTTTGCCTTCAGTAGATGAGGAGGACACAAGGCCTGCTGGGCCTGAACCCAAGGTGCCCCATTTGGCCCCGGCCGTGCTGCCCCTCTACCCACTAAGGCCCTCAGGGCAGGTGGCAGGTAAGCAAACCCCTACTGGCTCAGAGCCTGTGCTGAGGGAATGGGGTGACTCAGGTTGGCCCAACTCTTGGTCATCAACACTTGTATCTGCAGAGACACCAACTGAGGTCTTCCAAGCCCTGGAGCAACTAGGACACCAAGCCTTCCGCCCTGGGCAGGAGCACACGGTCATGCGAATCCTGTCTGGTGAGCAGGGCTGCCAGAGGatgaggtggggctgaggccaGGACACAGAGCTTCACTGCTGACTCTCATCCTACTCAGGCATTTCAACGCTGCTGGTGCTGCCAACAGGCGCTGGCAAATCCCTGTGTTACCAGCTCCCAGCGCTGCTCTACTCCCGGCGCAGCCCCTGCCTCACACTGGTCATCTCTCCACTCCTTTCACTCATGGATGACCAGGTGTGCAGAGTCCTTGGCACATGTGGGTGGTCAAGAATTGGTACTTGTGATTCCCTTGTGCTGCTGCTGCTTATCCTGACCCCAGGAAACTGCAAAGTGCCCAGCCCTACCCTCATCATGAGGGAAGCTTAGCTCAATAGGGCCACCTCAGGGCCATCCCCTCTAGGCCCATCTGCTCTAGGGCTCCCAGGCCAAGGCCCACAGGTGGCTCTAAGTCCTTAGTCTGAGGACTCAGGGCCTGATTTTCCTCTCCCCAAAGGGCCTGGAGTGGACATAGTAGCACCTATTGGGTTGAGCAACTTTGGGAGGATTGGGGGAAGGGCCAGGGTTCCCCTGGCCTGTGACAGCCATTTCTCCTGTATCTGCAGTTGTCAGGCCTGCCCCCATGCCTCAAGGCAGCCTGTATCCACTCAGGAATGACCAGGAAGAGGCAGGAGTCTGTCCTGCAGAAGGTAGGGGGCCTCATGGGCCTGGGCAGTGGGCGGGCACATGGGCCATGCATCTGACCCTGCTGCCTTCAGGTACGGGCAGCCCAGCTACATGTGCTGATGCTATCACCCGAGGCACTGATGGGGGCAGGGGGCCCTGCCATCCTCACCCAACTCCCTCCGGTGGCCTTTGCCTGTGTCGATGAGGCCCACTGCCTCTCTCAGTGGTCCCACAACTTCCGGCCCTGTTACCTGCGCGTCTGCAAGGTGAGCCACTTGTGGATCAGGGCTGGTGGGCCGGGCCCCAAGTGGGCTGGGTGGCCTCACtacccacccctcccctctgGCATAGATGCTTCGTGAACACATAGGTGTGCAGTGCTTCCTGGGtctcacagccacagccacacgCAGCACTGCCCGTGACGTGGCCCAGCACCTGGGTATAATGGAAGAGCTGGGCCCCTGTGGGCCATCCCCTATTCCCGCCAACCTACACCTCTCTGTGTCCATGGACAGAGACCCAGAGCAGGTGGGTGTGCATTTTCCACGTGGCAGAGGCCCTGGCTCCCAACTGCCTATACTGATCTCTGCTTTCTCATCAGGCTCTGGTAACACTGCTGCAAGGGGATCGTTTTCGGGCCTTGGATTCCATCATTGTTTACTGCAACCGTCGTGAGGACACAGAGCGGGTCGCTGCACTTCTCCGGACCTGTCTGTGTGCAGTCCGGGGTCCAGCCCCTGGAGGTAAGGCCTATGCGGGGCGGGAGCCCTCATGGACTCACTGTGTGCTCCAGCCCACTAACCGTGTCTGTCTTCCCCAAAGATCATGCCCCCGAAGCTGTGGCTGAGGCCTACCACGCTGGCATGTGCAGCCGGGAGCGGCAGCGAGTGCAGCGGGCCTTCATGCAGGGCCAGTTGCGGGTGGTAGTGGCCACGGTAGCCTTCGGTATGGGACTGCACCGGCCAGATGTGCGCGCTGTGCTGCACCTGGGGCTACCCTCAAGCTTCGAGAGCTACGTGCAGGCTGTAGGCCGGGCCGGGCGTGATGGGCAGCCTGCCCACTGCCACCTCTTCCTGCGGCCCCAGGTTGGCACCCTTCCCCTTCAGTGCCTAAGCCCTCAGGGCTCTGGCCCATCCTCACTCTTCTCCTGCTGCAGGGTGAGGACCTGTGGGAGCTGCGCAGACACGTGCATGCCAACAGCACCGACTTCCTTCCTGTGAAGAAGCTGGTGCAGCATGTATTCCCACCCTGCACCTGCGCCCAGCCACCCCCAGAGGAGCAAGGaggtgtgggtggggagaggcctGTGGCCAAGTCCCCCATTCAAAAGGCCGAGTATCACAGCAGCCCCCAagcagccccagggcccaggagggcCTGCCCAGGCCACGAGCTGGCACTCCCAGTGCAGCCAACAGTGCAGGCCCTGGACCTGCCAGAGGAGGGTGAGGGACCTGGGGAAGGGGGTGAGGGacctggggaagggggtggggcatGTGGAGGGGCTGTCCCTGCATCTCCTGAGGcctgctctgtccccagccaTTGAGACGCTGCTGTGCTACCTGGAGCTGCACCCACAGCGCTGGCTGGAGCTACTGCCCAACACCTATGCCCGTTGCCGTCTGCGCTGCCCTGGGGACCCCACCCAGCTCCAGGCTCTGGCCCACAGGTGAGCATGTACCACCCTAGGTTGGGGATAAGGACAGAGGGCCAGGGCTGCTGGTCACATGTTCCCTCCCCCTGGGCACAGGTGTCCCCCTTTGGCTGTGTACTTAGCTCGGCAGCCACCTGCGGATACAAGGCGAGATAGCAGGTCCATGGAGTTTGACATGGTAGAGCTGGCGGACTCGATGGGCTGGGAGCTGGCCTCTGTGAGGCGAGCTCTCCGCCAGCTGCAGTGGGACCAAGAGCCCAGGACAGGTGTgctcatccccaccccaccctggacCCTGCTTGCCTGCCCGCCTGTGTCTGACGTGCTCTCTGGCAGGTGTGCCCCGGAGCACAGGGGTGCTTGTGGAGTTCCAGGAGCTGGCCTTCCACCTTCGCAGCCCTGGGGACCTAACAGCCGAGGAGAGGGACCAGATATGTGACTTCCTGTATGGCCGTGTGCAAGCCCGGGAGAGTGAGGCCTTGACCCGTCTACACCGAAACTTCCAGGCCTTTCACAGgttggggggaggtgggcagggcctggTGCCACTCACGCTCCCCTCACAGGAAGCACTGACAGGCTTGTCCCACCCCCAGCATGGCCTTCCCCAACTGCGGGCCCTGCCTGGAGCAGCCCAGTGAGGAGCAGAGCACCAAGCTCAAGGCCCTGCTTGGCCGCTACTTTgaagaagaggcagaggaggcaCAGGGGCCGGAGGCTGTCCGGGATGAGCAGGGCCCAGAGCTGGAGCAAGCTATGGTGAGTGCCAACCCCTTCTGCGGGCTGTTCCTTCGGGCTGGGACACACACACCTGACTCCACAGAGCTAGGCTCCTCCCCACCTGGCTCCAGGTCTTCTGGGCTGCCCCTGTGTGAACTCAGGGCACAGAGAGACCCAACACGCCATCCACCCACAGCTCCAGGACTGGGAGGACCAGATCCGCCGCGATATCCGCCAGCTCCTGTCCCTGTGGCCAGAGGAGAAATTCTCAGGCAGGGCTGTGGCCCGCATCTTCCACGGCATTGGTGAGGGCTCAGGTGGCTCAGCCTGAGGCGGGCAGGAGCCAGGGCAGAACCGGGGAGAGTTCTCATGGCCGGTGGGTTTGCTCCACTATAGGAAGCCCCTGCTACCCAGCCCAGGTGTACGGGCGGGACCGTCGTTTCTGGAGAAAGTACTTGCACTTAAGCTTCCACACCCTGATGTGCCTGGCCACAGAGGAGCTCCTGCTGGTGGGCCGCTGACTGCCTGGCACCAACACAGAGGGCACTAGTCCCCAACAGGGTATACAGGGTTGGGGGTTGTGTGCCCACAATGTAGGGACTGTCAGGTGTGACAGCTCATCCAGCAAAGAGGGTCGTCAGTGGCCAGGACAGTGACTGACCGCCCTGGGCAAAGCCTGCCAGTAGGGGTATAGGGACAAGGAGACtcaaaaatgatgaataaaaagtGCTCAAGTTGTTCCTACGGCCCCTCCTTTCTGTGAGGCAGTTCCGGCAGTGTGGGGACAAATGCTTGTCACACGTTCCAGACACAAACATCAAGCCACAGGCATACTCAGCTTTATTGACCAGCCTGGCCACCCAGCTCAAGCCAGGCTGCTGGGTGCCAGGCTCAGGCACaggaggggcagagctgagagggTGACgaggagggagaagcagggacACAGCCCTAGGCTGTCAGCCAGGGCTCCAGCCAGGGCACCCAGCAGCAGCTTTCCCAACAGCTCCAACGTGGCCAGGAGGCTGTAGTGTGTGGCCTGGGAATGGGAACCAGGTGGGAGTCAGGGCCCATGCAGCACCCCCATAGTCCCTCCACATCCTGGCCATGGGTCTCACCTGCAGTGCCCTAGGTGCCAGCTGGCTGCAGCGCATCATCACAGTAAAAGTGGCCGTGGTGACCAGGCCCCCCAGAAAGTGCTGCAGGCACAGGCTCAGCAAGGCAGCTCCTAGGAGAACAAAGGTTAGCAGTAGTACCCAGgactcctgtccccaccccccaagGCTAGCCCCTCACCTTTCAAGAGTGTGCTAGGGCCCAAACTGACCCCTAGGGTGTCCAGGTGGAAGAGCAGGGCAGTCTGGCAGACCAGGCCCCCAAGGCGAAGCCGCAGCACAGACCTCAACAAGGGTAACagctgcctggggtggggagatTGGGCAGTTCAGGGAATTCAGGGCAGGTTGGGGGACAAGTGAGTAGGCAGGGCAGGCTGAGGAGCACGCACCAGCGCCTGGCCAGCAGGGCCCCAGCCAGGGAGGAGCCGGCGATGGAGCAGGCCACGGCACCCACGCCATTCCACAGCCCCAGCTCCGGGGTAGAAGCACCATGGTCCAGCAGAACAAGAGGAAACAGGCTGCTGGCACCCTGCTCACCTAGGGGGAGATCGTGGGCAGGGAAGTCCCCTGTCTGCCctacctcccttctccccaccttgAGCCTCAGTCCTGCTCTGTCGAACtaggcccctgccctgcctctgtcttcctgGGCCATAAGTGCTGGGGGAGAAATGGGTGCTGGCCAAGCCCAGGGTGAG
This genomic interval from Microcebus murinus isolate Inina chromosome 7, M.murinus_Inina_mat1.0, whole genome shotgun sequence contains the following:
- the RECQL4 gene encoding LOW QUALITY PROTEIN: ATP-dependent DNA helicase Q4 (The sequence of the model RefSeq protein was modified relative to this genomic sequence to represent the inferred CDS: deleted 1 base in 1 codon), which translates into the protein MADTLPPQDDVEAAPEETRALYREYSALKRVLSQADGGPFSPEQSLSAAAEEAPENSCWGPHLNRAATKSPHPAPEQSSGGSVQDYGKRLKANLKGTLQAGPALVRISWPPRRPTSKITTPKPSGTGADPTAPNEVSDVPPKPPEPQPRPGRLQQLRASLSLRLGSLDPGWLHRCHNGASDFLEAPKACRPGLDSEESQTLTLGSPQPSNSQGKKRRWSEEPWASPTQVQRDSGQAGPPSEGARAIALEEDPAGESVQAQQPQPCSTPSALRPAVPDRGNYIRLNMKQKRYTRGRALRGRLLRKQAWKQKWQKKGECFGGDGPRATVKACLSCGQFSHWAPQCPQPVDEEDTRPAGPEPKVPHLAPAVLPLYPLRPSGQVAETPTEVFQALEQLGHQAFRPGQEHTVMRILSGISTLLVLPTGAGKSLCYQLPALLYSRRSPCLTLVISPLLSLMDDQLSGLPPCLKAACIHSGMTRKRQESVLQKVRAAQLHVLMLSPEALMGAGGPAILTQLPPVAFACVDEAHCLSQWSHNFRPCYLRVCKMLREHIGVQCFLGLTATATRSTARDVAQHLGIMEELGPCGPSPIPANLHLSVSMDRDPEQALVTLLQGDRFRALDSIIVYCNRREDTERVAALLRTCLCAVRGPAPGDHAPEAVAEAYHAGMCSRERQRVQRAFMQGQLRVVVATVAFGMGLHRPDVRAVLHLGLPSSFESYVQAVGRAGRDGQPAHCHLFLRPQGEDLWELRRHVHANSTDFLPVKKLVQHVFPPCTCAQPPPEEQGGVGGERPVAKSPIQKAEYHSSPQAAPGPRRACPGHELALPVQPTVQALDLPEEGEGPGEGGEGLGKGVGHVEGLSLHLLRPALSPAIETLLCYLELHPQRWLELLPNTYARCRLRCPGDPTQLQALAHRCPPLAVYLARQPPADTRRDSRSMEFDMVELADSMGWELASVRRALRQLQWDQEPRTGVPRSTGVLVEFQELAFHLRSPGDLTAEERDQICDFLYGRVQARESEALTRLHRNFQAFHSMAFPNCGPCLEQPSEEQSTKLKALLGRYFEEEAEEAQGPEAVRDEQGPELEQAMLQDWEDQIRRDIRQLLSLWPEEKFSGRAVARIFHGIGSPCYPAQVYGRDRRFWRKYLHLSFHTLMCLATEELLLVGR